The Streptomyces sp. DG2A-72 genomic sequence GATGAGTTGAGGTTCGAGCGGGTCGACGACGGCGGGGCGCCCGCCGCCAAGGTTGCTGAGGAGGTCGTCCTCCTGGTCCTCGCGCACGGCGGGCACGCCGGGGGAGGGAACGGTGGTCTCTGCGGGCGTGTCGGCGGAGGCTTCGGCGCTGTCCGCGGCGGGCGTCTCGCTCGTCGCGGTTTCCTCGTCGGGGGCCGCGTCTCGTTCCTTGGTGGTGATACCGAGCCGTCGGCGCTTGGAAGGGCTCATGCGGCGCTCACCGGGTGGAGCAGGAGGCGGGCAATCTGCCCGTAGTCGGCGACGGCGGTAGCGCGGGGGGCGTGAATCCGGGTCGGGCTGTGGGTTGCCGGCGCCTCGGCGATGGACACCGTCTTACGGACGGGGGACACGATCGCGTCGGGGTAGTCCTCGGCGGCCGACTCCTCGACCTCGCGGGCAAGGTTGGACTTCTCCCACATGGTGGTGAGGATGGCAGCAACGCGGAGCTTGGGGTTCTGGCGGCGCTGAATCTTGGCGATGACCTTGTTAATGCTCACGGAGCCTTGCGCGTCGAGGACTCCGGGCTTGATGGGGATGATCGCGTCATCGGCGGCGATCAGGCATGCCAGGGTGACGAGGCTCATCGTGCGCGAGGCGTCGATCACGGTCACGTCGAAGGGTTCCTGCGATTCGGCGATGGCGTACCGGAGTGCGTCGTCTGTGCCGCCTGAGCGCTCGTATTCGACCCGGGTCAAGGTGTCGTCACACGGGACCACGTACAGGTTCTTGAAGGCGGTGGGGTAGGTGGCCTGGTCGAGGGAGACGTCTTCGACGGGTGCGTTCGGGTTGTTGGGGTCCTTGTCGGTTCCGAGGAAGACGTGACGGAGGTTGTACCGCTCCGCGACCGGCAGTCCTTCGGGGTAGACGACGCCGAGCCAAAACGAGATGGCGGCGTTCTGGGGGTCACCGTCGATCAGGCGCACGCGCAGGCCCATCGAGGCCCAGGCCGCGGCGAGTTCAACGGCGGTCGTGGTCTTGCCCACGCCTCCCTTGTTGTTGGTGACTACGAAGACGCGGGACGGGGTGGCGGGCCGGAAAGTCGCCGGAACCAGGGTGGACGGAATCCACTGCTGATAGGGCGTCTCGGGGTCCCACTGGCTGACGATCGAGAGGAACTCTAGATCGTCCGCAAGTGGCGGAATGGGGGTGAGTGTCGTCATGGCGTAGACGGTAGCGATGCTCTGTGTCCGGAGGCGACGGACCCGGCGATATGCCGCCCGAAAGCGGGGCGGAGGGGCCGACAACCCTTGCGGCGCTTGGTGTCCGGATTTCCGGACACCGCCATGGGCGGCCCTCGTGATCACCCTCACGGGTGATCGACGGATACTTGCCTGATGACACGAGGCAAGGAAGACGGACGGGCCACAGGGCCCGGGAAGATGCGTTCCGTT encodes the following:
- a CDS encoding ParA family protein, yielding MTTLTPIPPLADDLEFLSIVSQWDPETPYQQWIPSTLVPATFRPATPSRVFVVTNNKGGVGKTTTAVELAAAWASMGLRVRLIDGDPQNAAISFWLGVVYPEGLPVAERYNLRHVFLGTDKDPNNPNAPVEDVSLDQATYPTAFKNLYVVPCDDTLTRVEYERSGGTDDALRYAIAESQEPFDVTVIDASRTMSLVTLACLIAADDAIIPIKPGVLDAQGSVSINKVIAKIQRRQNPKLRVAAILTTMWEKSNLAREVEESAAEDYPDAIVSPVRKTVSIAEAPATHSPTRIHAPRATAVADYGQIARLLLHPVSAA